Proteins encoded together in one Pontiella desulfatans window:
- a CDS encoding sulfatase family protein yields the protein MSRYNIVLAMVATVMATGISSLAKDRGELPNIVLILADDMGVGELSAAGGLVPTPALDRMAREGMNFTDAHTSSSVCTPTRYGLLTGRYNWRSRLKSGVLFKATDPALMDPNRLNLPAFLQQVGYHTACIGKWHLGVDWLRHSEELGAGKKGNKDKSWNIDYSQPFRNGPVDVGFDEAFFILSSLDMAPYVYLRNDRAEAIPTVNKSWPHNEYNDYQRVGAAAEDFDASTCLADWTAESRRYIQQRVKDPSEKPFFLYLSLTSPHTPVTPGKDFKGRFPQYSWYADFIAETDWVVEQVLEQLKESGIDDNTLVVFTADNGFAPYVEIPKMIAAGYCPSGQFRWAKASIYEGGHRVPFIVRWPKQVKAGSTSDATICTTDFFATFADVVGSKNKIPDNAAEDSFSFYPNLKGKSEDVRPFTIHHNFKGGFAIRKGDWKLIMGKDGGVGWELPWKDVETSAKLVQLYNLKTDPGETKNLEEANPEIIEELVTDLAKALRDGRTTPGPKQENDGWPYRDKKTKSAFPQLAEE from the coding sequence ATGAGCAGATACAATATTGTCCTCGCAATGGTTGCCACCGTCATGGCAACCGGTATTTCATCGCTGGCAAAAGATAGAGGCGAGCTGCCGAACATCGTGCTCATCCTCGCGGACGACATGGGAGTGGGGGAGCTGAGCGCCGCCGGCGGGCTTGTCCCGACGCCGGCGCTGGATCGGATGGCCAGGGAAGGCATGAATTTTACGGATGCCCACACCAGTTCGTCGGTCTGCACGCCGACGCGCTACGGCCTTCTCACCGGGCGATACAACTGGCGCAGCCGGCTCAAAAGCGGTGTGTTGTTCAAGGCGACCGACCCCGCATTAATGGATCCGAACCGTTTGAACCTGCCTGCATTTCTTCAGCAGGTGGGCTACCACACCGCATGCATCGGAAAATGGCACCTCGGCGTCGACTGGTTGCGGCATTCCGAGGAACTTGGTGCCGGAAAAAAGGGCAACAAGGATAAATCGTGGAACATCGACTATTCGCAGCCGTTCCGCAATGGCCCTGTCGATGTGGGATTTGATGAAGCGTTCTTTATCCTCTCCTCGCTGGACATGGCACCGTATGTCTATCTCCGCAATGATCGCGCGGAGGCGATCCCGACGGTGAACAAAAGCTGGCCGCACAATGAATACAACGACTATCAGCGGGTCGGCGCGGCGGCGGAAGACTTTGATGCGAGCACCTGCCTGGCCGATTGGACTGCGGAATCCCGTCGCTATATTCAGCAGCGGGTGAAAGATCCTTCAGAAAAGCCGTTCTTTCTCTATCTCTCGCTGACCTCGCCGCATACGCCCGTAACGCCCGGCAAGGATTTCAAGGGCCGCTTTCCGCAATACAGCTGGTATGCCGACTTCATTGCCGAGACCGACTGGGTGGTGGAGCAGGTGCTCGAACAGCTGAAAGAGTCGGGGATCGACGACAACACGTTGGTTGTTTTTACGGCGGACAACGGCTTTGCCCCCTATGTGGAAATTCCAAAGATGATTGCCGCGGGCTATTGCCCCTCCGGCCAATTCCGCTGGGCCAAGGCATCCATCTACGAAGGCGGCCACCGGGTGCCGTTCATCGTGCGCTGGCCTAAACAGGTCAAGGCGGGCAGCACCAGCGATGCGACCATCTGCACGACGGACTTCTTTGCCACCTTCGCCGATGTCGTGGGAAGCAAAAATAAAATTCCGGACAATGCCGCCGAGGATTCGTTTTCGTTCTATCCGAACCTGAAAGGCAAAAGCGAAGACGTTCGTCCGTTCACGATCCATCATAACTTCAAGGGCGGATTCGCCATTCGCAAGGGCGACTGGAAACTGATCATGGGCAAGGATGGAGGCGTCGGCTGGGAGCTACCTTGGAAGGACGTTGAAACGTCGGCCAAGCTGGTTCAACTCTACAATCTGAAAACGGATCCCGGCGAAACCAAAAACCTCGAGGAAGCCAACCCGGAAATCATTGAGGAACTGGTAACCGACCTGGCCAAGGCCCTGCGCGATGGCCGCACAACACCCGGTCCCAAGCAGGAAAACGACGGCTGGCCGTATCGGGATAAAAAAACAAAGTCGGCATTTCCGCAACTCGCAGAAGAGTAG
- a CDS encoding carbohydrate-binding protein, with protein MTKRALTLVSALSLMGNLALAEWFTNDLTDAASVASDFDEYVSSHANSSWSHVASGATDQNGAPNTELTGGAILDWVTADDDTARSYLGTIASDWLDKSWTAHIAIEAPSSTTPYIFFGLGDPTPNESASNEPRKGDSTYVYWRSGSTGSKVSVKRNGITEINTGAWQGDPGYDMYMTYNHLDQTVRFEIDNWNGGRFSGVNVDTGTLSVDGYFSNTNDVHIFFGANAKVTFGEFYVKETFQCVHPGIPLTIEDLDAVKARLAVEPWATGYAHLLADGHASTNYVMRGPFETVSHAKPGQENDGSDPAWENDMEAIHCLARMWYFTEEDAYAQKGRDILISWATNQTLFAAGETYLEMGYNAWRVFEGADILRGTWPGWTDEDTEICKTYFENVYWDPGHVHVPYPLRSANQGAANLAAAVGVAIFNDDEVKFNQCLQAFRAGPAGALMDSLCNGQVGDSGRDSHSNGQIELLTWIAEAFWKQGVDVYAEHDNRLLAAGEYYSRVAMGLETPFVTAGTVYDIYSDNNALTATNATYFHGAKGLNKLHAAYVLRKGLSAPYLEEYLACFEQTEESFTYLKAVDTSTAVIPAPLTEPAPVASVTSLNGANMGDCTSGNESYSSGTWTVSGRGTRLYYSSDPDYRFAYLPVTGDATIIAQLIGLSGGSATDARAGLVFNESMANNDTMAAVVITAEDADDELQTWYRGETAHSHDGGDPVHGKPNQPRPRMPYWLKIERVGERVTLFTSPDGASWSTAGVADYEGLADTAYFGLAVSSDEYGSTATATFTDVRITGGDGGEASTVPEAPFAIYASPGGTEVPLRWLESFEADSYKIWKSTISGGPYTLLTQETGTSFVDTNVVYGTRYYYAVSAVNTHGESAKSPEETFQYRANHIEAEDYDGRGGNAREVGGCSDWCGGDKVGFINDGEWNRYDNIQIGTGSVFRARVATGSTNATGKIEVRLDSSTGTLIGSVDVPYTGSWDNNWNTIETALDPVSGTRSVYLKYVETTAAGVTGAGLFDVNWFGFINTNIAPDHLAASVSSASQLDLTWSPVAGATEYVLKRSLASGGPYTEVGTFLDTGFSDAGLIAGAAYYYVVTAIIDGQETVNSAEVMAVPEGPPPPAVPFFTNTLTDAASVALDFNEYISSVSNAVWSYTNGYMVTDSGTTNTVLEGGAVIDWVTVDDDTARSYLGTIHSNYLGKSWTAHIGMEAPNAEKPYYFFGLGNPTPNEAGNRYHEPRNADTVYLKFQTGNRNSDVKVYNDNGDVLYDTEAWRGDPGYDIWMTYNHVNQTIQFDLDDWNGGRYSDIDLSTPEISIAGQISDTNMAHIFFGSNAKVCFRDFDVVENDAETPPAVPQNVYTVVNNMAVSVNWDAAGGADSYDVKRSATSGAGYATIATGVTDLTYVDATVETNETYYYVVSATNQFGASDDSSEVIGVGFPYDIIGTDATYLNNPALAKDNLFDTDPTTFFDGYGNGGWGGVDFGTARQVVEIQYTLRNWGSHAYPAATNATFEGANLDDFSDAVVLHTISTNAALYPAVNSAVVSNTASFRYVRLLPREGNACNFMAELNVVTTENIPSTTNGTLHSWLDSYYDVDTLFGGDYEAADLSDTDLDGHLAWEEHIAGTIPTDSSSVLRVNSTEATGGGLVITWQSVAGKNYSIITNANLLFRNTSTMATGISGLPTETSYTSSIPSAESLFFEVGVE; from the coding sequence ATGACGAAAAGAGCCTTGACCCTTGTTTCCGCACTCAGCCTGATGGGCAACCTGGCCCTGGCGGAGTGGTTTACGAATGACCTGACGGATGCGGCAAGCGTCGCGTCGGATTTCGACGAGTATGTTTCCTCCCATGCCAACTCCTCCTGGTCGCATGTGGCCAGCGGTGCGACGGATCAGAACGGTGCCCCCAATACGGAGCTGACCGGCGGTGCGATCCTGGACTGGGTGACTGCTGATGATGATACGGCCCGCAGTTATCTGGGAACGATCGCTTCCGACTGGCTGGATAAATCCTGGACGGCACATATTGCCATCGAAGCCCCGTCTTCGACGACGCCCTACATTTTCTTCGGCCTGGGCGATCCGACGCCGAACGAGAGCGCGTCGAACGAGCCGCGGAAAGGGGACAGCACCTATGTCTACTGGCGTTCCGGGAGCACCGGTTCAAAGGTTTCGGTGAAGCGAAACGGGATCACGGAAATCAACACCGGTGCGTGGCAGGGCGATCCCGGATACGATATGTATATGACCTACAACCATCTCGACCAAACGGTCCGGTTTGAAATTGATAACTGGAACGGCGGGCGGTTCAGCGGGGTCAATGTGGATACGGGAACGCTTTCGGTCGATGGCTACTTCTCCAATACCAACGATGTCCATATTTTCTTCGGGGCCAACGCCAAGGTGACCTTTGGCGAGTTTTATGTGAAGGAGACGTTCCAGTGCGTGCATCCGGGAATCCCGCTGACCATCGAGGATCTGGATGCCGTCAAGGCAAGACTGGCTGTTGAGCCGTGGGCGACGGGCTATGCGCACTTGCTGGCCGATGGGCACGCTTCAACCAACTATGTCATGCGCGGCCCGTTTGAGACCGTTTCCCACGCGAAGCCCGGGCAGGAAAATGATGGAAGCGATCCCGCATGGGAAAACGACATGGAGGCGATCCATTGCCTGGCGCGCATGTGGTATTTTACGGAAGAGGATGCCTATGCGCAGAAAGGGCGCGATATCCTGATCAGCTGGGCGACCAATCAAACGCTATTTGCTGCCGGCGAGACCTATCTGGAAATGGGCTACAACGCCTGGCGCGTTTTCGAAGGGGCGGACATCCTGCGCGGAACCTGGCCGGGATGGACGGATGAGGATACCGAAATCTGTAAAACCTATTTTGAGAATGTGTACTGGGATCCGGGTCATGTTCACGTTCCGTATCCGTTGCGGTCGGCGAACCAGGGCGCGGCCAATCTGGCGGCCGCGGTCGGGGTGGCCATCTTCAATGACGATGAAGTGAAATTCAACCAGTGCCTTCAGGCGTTCCGGGCGGGCCCGGCCGGCGCACTGATGGACAGCCTGTGCAATGGCCAGGTCGGCGACAGCGGCCGGGATTCGCATTCGAATGGGCAGATTGAGCTGTTGACGTGGATTGCGGAAGCCTTCTGGAAGCAGGGCGTGGATGTCTATGCCGAGCATGATAACCGCCTGCTGGCTGCCGGGGAGTATTATTCCCGGGTGGCGATGGGGTTGGAAACGCCGTTTGTGACGGCGGGTACCGTGTATGACATCTATTCCGACAACAACGCACTGACCGCGACGAACGCCACGTACTTTCATGGAGCGAAGGGATTGAATAAGCTGCATGCCGCCTACGTGTTGCGCAAAGGGTTGAGCGCGCCGTATCTCGAAGAATACCTCGCCTGTTTTGAGCAAACCGAAGAATCGTTCACGTATTTGAAAGCGGTCGATACCTCCACCGCAGTGATTCCCGCGCCATTGACCGAACCGGCTCCTGTCGCTTCCGTAACCAGCCTGAACGGGGCCAACATGGGCGACTGCACGTCCGGCAACGAATCCTACAGTTCGGGAACCTGGACGGTTTCCGGCCGGGGAACGAGACTGTATTACAGCTCGGATCCCGACTATCGTTTTGCCTACCTGCCGGTGACCGGCGACGCCACGATCATCGCGCAGTTGATCGGCCTTTCCGGTGGATCCGCCACCGATGCCCGCGCCGGACTCGTTTTCAATGAAAGCATGGCGAACAACGATACCATGGCGGCGGTGGTCATCACCGCCGAGGACGCCGACGATGAGCTGCAAACCTGGTACCGCGGCGAAACGGCGCACAGTCATGACGGTGGCGATCCCGTTCATGGAAAACCGAACCAGCCCCGGCCGAGAATGCCGTACTGGCTTAAAATCGAGCGGGTCGGCGAGCGGGTTACGCTCTTCACGTCGCCGGACGGCGCCAGCTGGAGCACAGCCGGCGTCGCCGATTATGAGGGTCTCGCGGACACGGCCTATTTCGGACTGGCGGTCAGTTCGGATGAGTATGGTTCCACGGCCACCGCCACCTTTACCGATGTCCGGATCACCGGCGGCGATGGCGGCGAAGCATCGACGGTGCCCGAAGCCCCCTTTGCCATCTATGCCTCGCCCGGCGGCACGGAGGTGCCCCTGCGCTGGCTGGAATCGTTCGAAGCCGACAGCTATAAAATCTGGAAGAGCACGATAAGCGGCGGTCCGTACACCCTGTTGACCCAGGAAACCGGAACCAGTTTCGTGGATACCAATGTGGTCTACGGCACCCGCTATTATTACGCGGTCAGTGCCGTCAATACCCATGGCGAAAGCGCTAAATCTCCGGAAGAAACCTTCCAGTATCGAGCGAACCATATTGAGGCCGAGGATTATGATGGCCGGGGTGGGAATGCCCGGGAAGTGGGCGGTTGCTCGGATTGGTGCGGTGGCGATAAGGTGGGCTTTATCAATGATGGCGAGTGGAACCGATACGACAATATCCAGATCGGCACCGGCAGCGTATTCCGCGCACGCGTTGCCACCGGAAGCACCAATGCCACCGGAAAAATCGAGGTGCGTTTGGATTCAAGCACCGGAACGCTGATCGGCTCGGTGGATGTTCCATACACCGGCTCCTGGGACAATAACTGGAATACCATTGAGACGGCGCTTGATCCGGTTTCCGGAACCCGGTCGGTCTACCTGAAATATGTTGAGACAACCGCTGCGGGCGTGACAGGCGCCGGCCTTTTTGACGTCAACTGGTTTGGGTTCATCAACACCAATATCGCCCCGGACCATCTGGCGGCATCCGTTTCTTCGGCCTCTCAATTGGATCTCACCTGGAGTCCCGTGGCCGGTGCAACGGAGTATGTTCTGAAGCGTTCGCTGGCCAGCGGCGGGCCGTACACCGAGGTGGGCACCTTCCTGGATACCGGCTTCTCCGATGCCGGGCTGATCGCGGGGGCCGCGTATTATTATGTCGTGACTGCAATCATCGACGGTCAGGAAACCGTCAATTCCGCTGAAGTGATGGCCGTGCCCGAGGGGCCACCGCCGCCGGCTGTGCCCTTCTTTACCAATACCCTGACGGACGCGGCCAGCGTGGCGCTGGACTTCAATGAATATATTTCGTCCGTCAGCAATGCGGTTTGGTCCTACACGAACGGCTATATGGTGACGGACAGCGGGACCACCAATACCGTCCTGGAAGGGGGCGCGGTCATTGATTGGGTGACGGTGGACGATGATACCGCCCGCAGTTATCTGGGAACAATCCATTCCAACTATCTTGGAAAATCCTGGACGGCCCATATCGGCATGGAAGCGCCGAACGCCGAGAAACCCTACTATTTCTTTGGGCTGGGCAACCCGACACCGAACGAGGCGGGTAATCGGTACCATGAACCGAGGAACGCCGACACGGTATATCTCAAGTTCCAGACCGGCAATAGAAACTCGGATGTGAAGGTCTATAACGACAATGGAGACGTATTGTATGATACCGAAGCCTGGCGTGGTGATCCGGGTTATGACATTTGGATGACCTACAACCATGTCAACCAGACCATCCAGTTTGATCTCGATGACTGGAACGGCGGCCGCTACAGCGATATCGACCTCTCCACGCCGGAGATTTCCATTGCCGGCCAGATTTCGGATACCAACATGGCGCACATTTTCTTCGGCTCCAACGCCAAAGTGTGCTTCCGCGATTTCGATGTCGTGGAGAATGATGCCGAAACGCCTCCGGCGGTTCCCCAGAATGTCTATACCGTCGTCAACAATATGGCGGTTTCCGTTAACTGGGATGCGGCCGGCGGTGCCGATTCGTATGACGTGAAGCGCTCAGCCACGAGCGGGGCGGGCTATGCGACGATTGCCACGGGCGTGACCGACCTGACCTATGTCGATGCAACGGTTGAAACCAACGAGACCTACTATTATGTGGTGTCCGCCACCAACCAGTTCGGGGCAAGCGATGATTCTTCGGAGGTGATCGGCGTAGGGTTCCCCTACGACATCATCGGTACGGATGCCACCTATCTGAACAATCCTGCACTGGCCAAGGATAATCTCTTCGATACGGATCCGACGACGTTTTTTGATGGCTACGGCAATGGTGGTTGGGGCGGCGTGGACTTTGGCACGGCCCGGCAGGTGGTTGAAATTCAGTATACCCTGCGCAACTGGGGATCCCACGCCTATCCTGCGGCAACCAATGCAACGTTCGAGGGGGCTAACCTGGATGACTTTTCCGATGCCGTGGTGCTGCATACCATATCGACGAATGCAGCCCTCTATCCGGCGGTGAATTCGGCGGTCGTTTCCAACACGGCATCCTTCCGCTACGTCCGGCTGCTCCCGAGGGAGGGCAATGCATGCAACTTCATGGCGGAGCTGAATGTTGTGACCACCGAAAACATCCCGTCCACCACGAACGGCACGCTGCACAGCTGGTTGGATTCGTACTACGATGTGGACACCTTGTTTGGTGGCGACTACGAGGCCGCCGACCTTTCGGATACGGACTTGGACGGTCATCTGGCCTGGGAGGAACACATTGCCGGAACCATCCCGACCGATTCCAGCTCGGTACTCAGGGTGAATTCAACCGAAGCAACCGGTGGCGGCTTGGTGATCACTTGGCAGTCCGTTGCAGGGAAAAACTACAGCATCATTACGAATGCAAATCTGCTGTTCAGGAATACCAGCACCATGGCTACAGGGATTTCCGGATTGCCGACGGAAACCTCGTATACTTCAAGCATTCCGTCCGCAGAATCGCTGTTCTTTGAGGTCGGTGTTGAGTAA
- a CDS encoding heparinase II/III family protein — MIVSAVVGGMMLAAGSGLAAEKLDIGEYLGAADEGVIHPSEKQIEMLRPYLPATSYRPAPSIADRAFWEMIGQKESAEAIIKQAREDRERKPEVPISDEIYRRANKEGNRGIYKPRYYRTMETLERAVIAECVEDEGRYVPQIIEHIQAILEMKSWLHPNHDPGNDVLEGKRVAIDLGARKFGSVLMLSEVLLEDKLPAELRKEIRAQIQWRMIDSYLKSCRGEDQKGNSWIWGTSNWNSVCTGGTVFSTLTASEKVDERIAVIGCALNSMKHYLRGFGDDGYCSEGVGYWNYGFGNYLYLAQMIYDYTDGKVDMFRFDDPEKMKCVGNFPAGFQIQNSIYPCFSDGGARIKEGQDNFAYILSAKNYGAAKPVYSRPADITMQLMEWADPVSYVAPGRGADELPPHTYYEDYGVLISRGKQATPFSIAIKAGHNNENHNHMDVGSYVMVLDDDHILCGDLGAPPYQAGSFSPKHKMRSSWGHPVPRVDGSLQSEGEQFRGNVLETEFAENRDKVVLDLKAAYEVPTLGKLVRTMTNDKSGNGTITITDEFSATRPISFDTAIMTHTEYKIVDSDTLLLMNDGKTIKVEIRAEGGGIKIKDEEVKVKAIRYADQAFKIGIEFKEKLKAGSITMRFTPEP; from the coding sequence ATGATAGTAAGTGCCGTAGTCGGCGGAATGATGCTGGCCGCAGGCAGTGGGCTAGCCGCGGAGAAGCTGGACATCGGCGAATACCTCGGTGCCGCGGACGAAGGGGTCATCCATCCTTCCGAAAAGCAGATCGAAATGCTCAGGCCGTATCTCCCCGCAACAAGCTATCGCCCGGCGCCGTCCATCGCCGATCGCGCTTTCTGGGAAATGATCGGGCAGAAGGAATCGGCCGAGGCGATTATCAAGCAGGCGAGGGAGGACCGGGAGAGGAAGCCGGAGGTTCCGATCAGCGACGAGATCTACCGCCGCGCGAACAAGGAGGGGAACCGGGGCATTTATAAACCGCGCTATTACCGTACGATGGAAACGCTGGAGCGGGCCGTGATTGCGGAGTGCGTCGAAGATGAGGGGCGCTATGTTCCGCAGATCATCGAGCACATCCAGGCCATCCTGGAAATGAAATCGTGGCTGCACCCGAATCATGATCCCGGAAACGATGTGCTCGAAGGCAAGCGGGTGGCGATTGATCTGGGAGCCCGCAAGTTCGGTTCCGTGCTGATGCTGTCCGAGGTTCTGCTGGAGGACAAGCTGCCGGCGGAGCTGCGGAAGGAAATCCGGGCGCAGATCCAGTGGCGGATGATTGATTCCTACCTGAAGAGCTGCCGGGGTGAAGACCAGAAAGGCAATTCCTGGATTTGGGGAACCAGCAACTGGAATTCGGTCTGTACGGGCGGAACCGTCTTCTCGACGCTGACGGCGTCCGAAAAGGTGGACGAACGAATTGCGGTGATCGGCTGCGCCCTCAACAGCATGAAGCACTATCTTCGCGGCTTCGGTGACGACGGCTATTGCTCGGAAGGTGTCGGGTACTGGAACTACGGCTTCGGGAACTATCTTTATCTCGCGCAGATGATCTACGACTACACGGACGGCAAGGTCGATATGTTCAGGTTTGACGATCCGGAAAAAATGAAATGCGTTGGTAATTTCCCGGCTGGTTTTCAAATTCAGAACAGCATTTATCCCTGCTTTTCAGACGGTGGCGCGAGGATCAAAGAGGGACAGGATAACTTTGCCTATATCCTTTCGGCCAAGAACTACGGCGCGGCCAAACCGGTCTACAGCCGTCCTGCGGATATTACGATGCAGCTGATGGAATGGGCCGATCCGGTATCCTATGTTGCCCCGGGCCGGGGAGCGGACGAGTTGCCGCCACACACCTATTATGAAGATTACGGCGTTTTGATTTCCCGCGGCAAGCAGGCGACTCCGTTCTCGATTGCGATCAAGGCCGGGCATAACAACGAAAACCATAACCATATGGATGTCGGCAGCTATGTCATGGTGCTCGACGACGACCACATCCTATGCGGCGATCTGGGCGCACCGCCGTATCAGGCCGGCTCGTTCTCGCCCAAACATAAAATGCGCTCGTCCTGGGGGCACCCGGTGCCCCGCGTGGATGGATCGCTTCAGTCGGAAGGCGAGCAGTTCCGCGGGAACGTGCTCGAAACCGAGTTTGCGGAGAACAGGGATAAAGTGGTGCTGGATCTCAAGGCGGCCTACGAAGTTCCAACCCTTGGAAAACTGGTTCGTACGATGACCAACGATAAGTCCGGCAACGGAACCATCACGATCACGGATGAATTTTCCGCTACCAGGCCGATCTCGTTCGATACCGCCATCATGACGCATACGGAATACAAGATCGTGGATTCAGATACCCTTCTGCTGATGAATGATGGAAAAACCATCAAGGTCGAGATCCGTGCCGAGGGCGGCGGAATTAAAATCAAGGATGAGGAAGTAAAGGTTAAGGCGATCCGCTATGCAGACCAGGCCTTCAAGATCGGGATTGAATTCAAGGAAAAGCTGAAGGCCGGCTCCATCACGATGCGCTTCACACCGGAACCGTAG
- a CDS encoding helix-turn-helix domain-containing protein codes for MYIVMYNPEQIALPENELRRMPGYCAMFMLEPAYRKQHRFASRLHLKRMQLAHVEAICDEMERESTEKTPGHEIVLRAKLLDLMAYLSRTYMQGESTETQALQRVGEVIGAMEMLLKTDRTITKIAFAVGFNDSNYFTRQFKKVAGLPPRQFRMQNNM; via the coding sequence ATGTATATCGTGATGTACAATCCGGAACAGATCGCGCTGCCCGAAAATGAACTGCGCCGCATGCCGGGCTACTGCGCCATGTTCATGCTCGAACCGGCCTACCGCAAACAGCACCGCTTTGCCAGCCGCCTCCACCTGAAACGAATGCAGCTCGCCCACGTGGAAGCCATTTGCGACGAAATGGAGCGGGAGTCCACCGAAAAAACGCCCGGCCACGAAATCGTGCTCCGCGCCAAGCTGCTGGATCTGATGGCCTACCTGTCGCGCACCTACATGCAGGGCGAATCCACCGAAACCCAGGCGCTCCAGCGCGTCGGCGAAGTGATCGGCGCCATGGAAATGCTACTGAAAACCGATCGCACAATCACCAAGATCGCCTTTGCCGTCGGCTTCAACGACAGCAACTATTTCACCCGCCAGTTCAAGAAAGTCGCCGGCCTCCCACCCCGCCAGTTCCGCATGCAAAACAACATGTAG